Proteins encoded by one window of Flavobacterium sp. N502540:
- a CDS encoding DUF421 domain-containing protein: MLSPYLDIILRSLSVYFFMTIALRIFGKKELSQLNTADIILILLISNSVQNAMVGPDTSLWGGLVAALALFIINYIIKKLTHKYKGLSNLLLDKPEILIHNGELDFKILSKLDISHEELKEAAREHGLEHLTDVKLAMLEIDGTISIISKDKQNLKQTHYKRKHNRKNLQK; this comes from the coding sequence ATGCTATCCCCCTATTTAGATATTATTTTAAGAAGTCTCTCTGTCTATTTTTTCATGACTATTGCTTTGAGGATCTTTGGCAAAAAAGAACTTTCGCAATTGAATACTGCCGATATTATTCTGATTCTATTAATTAGTAACTCCGTTCAAAATGCCATGGTTGGCCCGGACACTAGTCTTTGGGGAGGTCTGGTTGCCGCTTTGGCTTTGTTTATCATTAATTACATCATCAAAAAACTGACTCACAAATACAAAGGTCTAAGCAATTTACTACTGGACAAACCTGAAATCCTGATTCATAATGGAGAATTGGATTTTAAAATTTTGAGTAAGCTTGATATTTCACACGAAGAACTAAAAGAAGCCGCCCGCGAACATGGTCTTGAGCATTTAACCGACGTAAAACTTGCTATGCTAGAAATTGATGGCACCATTAGCATTATTTCAAAAGACAAACAAAATCTCAAGCAAACACACTACAAACGAAAACACAATAGAAAGAATTTACAAAAATAA
- a CDS encoding ATP-dependent Clp protease ATP-binding subunit codes for MDDNFSPRVKDVITYSKEEALRLGHDFIGTEHLMLGILRDGNGKAIHILNNLAVDLDHLRRKVEILSPANQSVEVNAEKKNLHLTRQAERALKTTFLEAKVFQSSSISTAHLLLCILRNENDPTTKLLNKLKIDYDIAKEQYLNMTPNEEEFLENLPRNESYNDDSGQDDSLKESSFNNPANKSNKKSKTPVLDNFGRDLTEMAEEGKLDPVVGREKEIERVSQILSRRKKNNPLLIGEPGVGKSAIAEGLALRIIQKKVSRILFHKRVVTLDLASLVAGTKYRGQFEERMKAVMNELEKNDDIILFIDEIHTIVGAGGATGSLDASNMFKPALARGEIQCIGATTLDEYRQYIEKDGALERRFQKVIVEPTSVEETIAILNNVKDKYEDHHNVTYTQEAIEACVKLTNRYMSERFLPDKAIDALDEAGSRVHITNIDVPKQILDLERQLEEVREMKNMVVKKQKYEEAAKLRDDEKRIEKDLATAQEQWEEDSKNNRIQVTEDNVADVVSMMTGIPVNRIAQTESNKLAQLPELIQNKVIGQNEAVLKIARSIQRNRAGLKDPNKPIGSFIFLGQTGVGKTQLAKVLAKELFDSEDALIRIDMSEYMEKFAISRLVGAPPGYVGYEEGGQLTEKVRRKPYCVVLLDEIEKAHPDVFNMMLQVLDDGYLTDSLGRKIDFKNTIIIMTSNVGARQLKDFGQGVGFGTAAKVAQADENSKSIIENALKKTFAPEFLNRIDDVIVFNALEKADIDLIIEIELKKLYTRIAELGYTLSLTDKAKAFIAEKGFDRQFGARPLKRAIQKYVEDVLAEEIITSKIHSGDEILMDLKDDSQELSVEIHKAEEPTNQ; via the coding sequence ATGGATGATAATTTTTCACCAAGAGTAAAAGATGTTATTACCTACAGTAAAGAGGAAGCCTTACGTTTGGGCCACGACTTTATTGGTACTGAGCATCTAATGCTGGGCATTTTAAGAGATGGAAACGGAAAAGCTATTCATATACTTAATAACCTTGCAGTCGATTTAGATCATTTACGCAGGAAAGTAGAAATACTGAGTCCGGCCAATCAAAGCGTTGAAGTAAATGCCGAAAAGAAAAACCTTCATCTTACGCGTCAGGCGGAAAGAGCCCTGAAGACCACTTTTCTGGAGGCTAAAGTATTTCAAAGCTCGTCAATTAGCACAGCGCACCTGCTTCTATGCATCTTACGAAACGAAAACGATCCAACAACCAAGCTATTGAATAAACTAAAAATAGATTATGACATAGCTAAAGAACAATATTTAAATATGACTCCAAACGAAGAAGAATTCTTAGAAAACTTGCCAAGAAACGAATCATACAATGACGATTCAGGACAAGATGACAGTCTTAAAGAAAGCAGTTTTAACAATCCCGCCAATAAGTCAAACAAAAAATCCAAAACTCCGGTACTGGACAATTTTGGGAGAGATTTAACAGAAATGGCAGAAGAAGGAAAACTGGATCCGGTTGTAGGACGCGAGAAAGAAATCGAACGTGTTTCTCAAATTCTAAGCCGTAGAAAAAAGAACAACCCTCTTCTTATCGGAGAGCCCGGAGTTGGTAAATCTGCTATTGCAGAAGGCCTGGCTTTGCGTATTATTCAGAAAAAAGTTTCCCGTATTCTTTTTCACAAGCGTGTGGTTACACTTGACCTTGCCAGCTTAGTTGCCGGAACAAAATACCGCGGTCAGTTTGAAGAAAGAATGAAAGCCGTGATGAACGAATTGGAGAAAAACGACGATATCATTCTTTTCATTGACGAAATTCATACCATTGTAGGCGCAGGTGGAGCAACAGGTTCACTTGATGCTTCAAACATGTTCAAACCTGCTTTGGCAAGAGGTGAAATCCAATGTATTGGAGCTACAACTCTTGACGAATACAGACAATATATTGAAAAAGATGGCGCCCTTGAGAGACGTTTTCAAAAAGTAATTGTCGAACCAACTTCTGTTGAAGAAACAATTGCCATCTTAAACAATGTAAAAGACAAATACGAAGATCACCACAATGTAACTTACACCCAAGAAGCTATTGAAGCCTGTGTTAAATTAACAAACAGATATATGTCTGAGCGTTTCTTACCAGACAAAGCTATTGATGCTCTTGACGAAGCAGGATCTCGCGTACACATTACCAACATTGATGTTCCGAAGCAAATCTTAGACCTGGAGCGTCAGCTGGAAGAAGTTCGCGAAATGAAAAACATGGTGGTTAAAAAACAGAAATACGAAGAAGCTGCCAAACTTCGCGATGATGAAAAACGCATCGAGAAAGACCTTGCTACTGCTCAGGAACAATGGGAAGAAGACTCTAAAAACAACAGAATTCAAGTTACAGAAGACAATGTAGCCGATGTTGTTTCGATGATGACCGGAATTCCTGTGAACCGTATTGCACAAACAGAAAGCAACAAATTAGCCCAATTACCTGAATTGATTCAGAACAAAGTAATTGGACAAAACGAAGCCGTTTTAAAAATTGCACGTTCTATTCAGCGTAACAGAGCCGGACTTAAAGATCCGAACAAACCAATTGGTTCGTTTATCTTCCTGGGCCAGACCGGAGTTGGTAAAACACAATTGGCAAAAGTATTAGCAAAAGAATTATTCGATTCAGAAGATGCGTTAATCCGTATCGATATGAGTGAATACATGGAAAAATTTGCGATCTCCCGTTTAGTTGGAGCGCCTCCGGGATACGTAGGATACGAAGAAGGTGGTCAATTGACTGAAAAAGTTCGCAGAAAACCATACTGTGTAGTTCTTTTAGACGAAATCGAAAAAGCACATCCGGATGTATTCAATATGATGCTTCAGGTTCTGGATGATGGATATTTAACGGATAGTTTAGGTCGTAAAATCGATTTTAAAAACACCATCATCATCATGACTTCTAACGTTGGAGCGCGTCAATTGAAAGATTTCGGTCAAGGTGTAGGATTCGGAACTGCTGCTAAAGTGGCTCAGGCCGATGAAAACTCAAAAAGCATTATCGAAAATGCATTGAAGAAAACTTTTGCACCTGAATTCTTAAACAGAATTGACGATGTAATTGTATTCAACGCTTTAGAAAAAGCCGACATTGATTTGATTATCGAAATTGAGCTTAAAAAACTATACACCCGTATTGCAGAATTAGGATACACTTTAAGCCTTACAGATAAAGCAAAAGCCTTTATTGCAGAAAAAGGTTTCGACAGACAATTTGGAGCAAGACCTCTAAAAAGAGCGATTCAGAAATATGTTGAAGATGTATTAGCTGAGGAGATCATCACTTCAAAAATACATTCAGGTGATGAAATCTTAATGGACCTTAAAGATGATTCTCAGGAACTTTCTGTAGAAATCCATAAAGCTGAAGAGCCAACGAATCAATAG
- a CDS encoding tetratricopeptide repeat protein gives MKSKYVILASALLISVATFAQKDQIKSAEKALKSGDAQGALTILKDAENMVVNAKDVEQAQYYFVKGNAYLDLANKKVEEGKNLSSAAETYKKLIDVEKASGKVKFSTQAAASITEIKGKLINSAIADSQASKHADGAKKLYDAYLLDKKDTINLYYAASTAVNAQDFDLALPMYEELKKLNYSGKGTSFTAVNKISGNEDGFNNAKDRDLAVKLGTHEKPKTEAIPSKRGEIYKNLALILVQKGRSEDAKKAIADARKANPEDSSLILTEANLYLESKDYETYKKLVGEALQKDPNNADLVFNLGVISANAKNLADAEKYYLKAIEINPNYTNAYLNLAALKLEAEKPIIDEMNKLGTSAKDMKRYDVLKAQRENVFRGVIPYLKKANELDPKNEDVSKTLLGVYKALEMTAEAKALKATM, from the coding sequence ATGAAAAGTAAATATGTAATACTTGCGTCAGCATTATTGATTTCAGTAGCTACTTTTGCTCAGAAGGATCAGATTAAGAGTGCTGAAAAAGCATTAAAAAGCGGAGATGCTCAGGGAGCACTTACGATATTAAAAGATGCTGAAAATATGGTAGTAAATGCCAAAGATGTTGAACAAGCACAATACTATTTTGTAAAAGGTAATGCTTATTTGGATCTGGCAAATAAAAAAGTAGAGGAAGGAAAAAATCTTTCGTCGGCTGCTGAGACTTACAAAAAACTGATTGATGTTGAAAAAGCATCTGGAAAAGTTAAATTTTCTACTCAGGCGGCAGCTTCTATTACTGAAATTAAAGGAAAGCTAATCAATTCTGCTATTGCTGATTCTCAGGCAAGCAAACATGCTGATGGAGCAAAAAAATTGTACGATGCTTATTTGTTAGACAAAAAAGATACAATTAATTTGTACTACGCAGCTTCTACTGCAGTAAATGCTCAGGATTTTGATCTTGCTTTACCAATGTATGAAGAATTGAAAAAATTAAATTATTCAGGAAAAGGAACAAGTTTTACAGCTGTAAATAAAATTTCTGGTAATGAAGATGGTTTTAACAATGCTAAAGATAGAGATTTAGCTGTAAAATTAGGAACTCACGAAAAACCTAAAACAGAAGCTATTCCTTCTAAAAGAGGTGAAATCTACAAAAACTTAGCTTTAATTTTAGTTCAAAAAGGACGTAGTGAAGATGCTAAAAAAGCGATTGCAGATGCAAGAAAAGCAAATCCGGAAGATTCTTCTTTGATCTTAACAGAAGCAAACTTGTACCTTGAGTCTAAAGACTACGAAACATACAAAAAATTGGTGGGTGAGGCTTTACAAAAAGATCCAAACAATGCTGATTTAGTTTTCAACTTAGGAGTAATTAGCGCTAATGCAAAAAATCTTGCTGATGCTGAGAAATATTATTTAAAAGCGATCGAAATCAATCCAAACTATACTAATGCTTATCTTAACCTTGCAGCATTAAAATTAGAGGCTGAAAAACCAATCATTGATGAAATGAATAAATTAGGTACTTCTGCTAAAGATATGAAGCGTTATGATGTTTTGAAAGCACAGAGAGAAAATGTTTTTAGAGGAGTTATTCCTTATCTTAAAAAAGCAAATGAATTAGATCCTAAAAACGAAGATGTTTCTAAAACATTATTAGGTGTTTACAAAGCGTTAGAAATGACTGCTGAAGCAAAAGCGTTGAAAGCTACAATGTAA
- a CDS encoding serine hydrolase domain-containing protein: protein MKKITSICFIALITTSAFSQNFNSKKLDSLFTLLEKNNKYMGSIALSENGKTIYTKSIGFDDVESSKKSSVRTKYRIGSISKTFTASLIFKAIEENKISLNQTIDKYFPTVKNAKKITISNLLNHRSGIHDFTDDDNYLKWNTQFQSKAKMIERISAGDIVFEPDTKGQYSNSNYILLSYILEDIYKKPYGEVLNQKITKPLNLKNTYLGGKINIANNESYSYTLDKNWKKESETDMSIPIGAGAVVSNPTDLNLFFESLFAGKVVSIEHLNQMKTIKDQFGMGLFQFPFFERKSYGHTGGIDGFRSVTGYFPNEKLALSLTSNGMGYDNNSIMLCALNSYFNKPFAMPVFSTVEITSATLNLYSGTYGSPQIPLKITISQKDNVLIAQATGQPSFPMEAAAVNIFKFDTAGIVLEFNSEKKEMTLKQGGKDYLFTKE from the coding sequence ATGAAAAAAATCACCAGCATCTGTTTCATTGCCCTCATCACTACTAGCGCTTTTTCCCAAAATTTCAATTCAAAAAAACTTGACAGCCTGTTTACTCTTTTAGAGAAAAACAATAAATACATGGGAAGCATTGCCCTATCGGAAAACGGAAAAACAATTTACACCAAATCTATTGGTTTTGATGACGTTGAGAGTTCAAAAAAATCAAGTGTACGGACTAAATACAGAATTGGCTCGATCTCTAAAACATTTACTGCATCCTTGATTTTTAAAGCCATAGAAGAAAATAAAATCAGTTTAAACCAAACCATTGATAAATATTTTCCAACGGTAAAAAATGCAAAAAAAATCACAATCAGCAATTTACTAAATCATAGAAGCGGTATCCACGACTTTACAGACGATGATAATTATTTAAAATGGAATACACAATTTCAATCCAAAGCTAAAATGATTGAGCGTATTTCGGCCGGAGATATCGTATTTGAACCTGATACGAAAGGACAATACAGCAATTCTAATTACATTTTGTTATCCTATATTCTGGAAGATATTTACAAAAAACCTTATGGTGAAGTTTTAAATCAAAAAATCACCAAACCTTTAAATTTAAAAAACACTTATCTGGGTGGTAAAATCAACATTGCCAACAACGAATCTTATTCTTATACCCTGGACAAAAATTGGAAAAAAGAGAGCGAAACAGATATGTCTATTCCGATTGGAGCCGGAGCAGTTGTTTCTAACCCGACTGATTTAAATCTTTTTTTTGAAAGTCTTTTTGCCGGAAAAGTAGTTTCTATCGAACATTTAAATCAAATGAAAACCATAAAAGATCAATTTGGAATGGGGCTATTTCAGTTTCCTTTTTTCGAAAGAAAAAGCTATGGACATACCGGAGGAATTGATGGTTTTAGATCTGTTACTGGTTATTTTCCAAATGAAAAGCTAGCTTTATCGCTAACTTCAAACGGAATGGGTTATGACAACAACAGCATCATGTTATGTGCTTTGAATTCGTATTTCAATAAACCTTTTGCAATGCCGGTTTTTAGCACTGTTGAAATCACATCCGCGACCCTGAATTTATACTCCGGAACCTACGGCAGTCCACAGATTCCGCTAAAAATTACCATTTCCCAAAAGGACAATGTGCTAATTGCTCAAGCCACAGGTCAGCCCTCTTTTCCTATGGAAGCTGCTGCGGTAAACATATTTAAATTTGACACAGCGGGGATTGTTCTAGAGTTTAATTCTGAAAAGAAAGAAATGACTCTAAAACAAGGCGGGAAAGATTATTTATTTACGAAAGAATAA
- the rimK gene encoding 30S ribosomal protein S6--L-glutamate ligase, whose amino-acid sequence MLQNKVILGSEEWCSFPELGIPTIKARVDSGAKTSAMHAINIAPFIKNDANWVKFDINPIQNNIKTIIHCEAPLVDKRIVKSSSGFREHRYVIQTHLKIGDIKWPIEMTLTNRDSMGFRMLLGREAMSGRVLVDPEEKYLLGQPSPEALKELYQNSEKASSGLRIGVLASNPELYSNKRIMEAGEMRGHEMHFLNIKECYMKLDAKTPEIHYRGGKILNQFDAIIPRIRPSITFYGCALTRQFEALKVFVLNSATAITQSRDKLYSLQLLLNSGIDIPTTGFANSPLDTDNLIKMVGGSPLIVKLLEGTQGKGVVLAETKKAAESVINAFKSLNANILVQEFIKEANGKDIRCFVIDGKVVAAIQREAMPGEFRANIHLGGTASVIKVTAEEKKIAIKAAKAMDLKVAGVDIIRSSKGPLLLEVNSSPGLEGIEGATNKDVAGEMIKAIEKNFKL is encoded by the coding sequence ATGCTTCAAAATAAAGTCATTTTAGGTAGCGAAGAATGGTGCTCATTTCCAGAACTAGGAATCCCGACAATCAAGGCTCGTGTGGATTCCGGTGCCAAAACTTCGGCAATGCACGCTATAAACATAGCTCCTTTTATAAAAAATGATGCCAATTGGGTAAAATTCGACATTAACCCAATTCAGAATAATATTAAAACCATCATTCACTGTGAAGCTCCGTTGGTCGACAAAAGAATTGTAAAAAGTTCAAGCGGATTTAGAGAACATCGTTATGTAATTCAGACGCATTTAAAAATTGGCGATATCAAATGGCCAATCGAAATGACACTGACTAACAGAGATTCTATGGGTTTCCGAATGCTTTTAGGCCGTGAAGCCATGAGCGGACGTGTACTGGTTGATCCCGAAGAGAAATATCTTTTAGGACAACCAAGTCCTGAAGCCTTAAAAGAACTTTATCAAAACTCTGAAAAAGCAAGCTCAGGGCTAAGAATCGGAGTTTTAGCCAGTAATCCTGAATTGTACAGTAATAAAAGAATCATGGAAGCCGGTGAAATGCGCGGACATGAAATGCATTTTTTGAATATCAAAGAATGTTATATGAAACTGGATGCCAAAACTCCGGAAATTCATTATCGCGGCGGAAAAATATTAAATCAGTTTGATGCCATTATTCCAAGAATCCGACCAAGCATTACTTTTTATGGCTGTGCCTTAACCCGTCAGTTTGAAGCATTGAAGGTTTTCGTTCTAAATTCAGCTACAGCTATTACCCAATCACGTGATAAGCTTTACTCTTTGCAGCTTCTTTTAAACAGCGGAATCGATATTCCAACAACCGGATTTGCTAATTCTCCACTCGATACCGATAATTTAATCAAGATGGTTGGAGGTTCTCCTTTAATCGTAAAATTGCTGGAAGGAACTCAGGGAAAAGGGGTTGTTTTAGCTGAAACCAAAAAAGCAGCAGAAAGTGTTATCAATGCCTTTAAGAGCTTAAACGCCAACATACTTGTTCAGGAATTCATTAAAGAAGCAAACGGAAAAGACATTCGTTGTTTTGTGATCGACGGTAAAGTCGTGGCTGCCATTCAGCGTGAAGCGATGCCGGGCGAATTCAGGGCTAATATCCATTTGGGAGGAACCGCATCTGTCATCAAAGTAACGGCTGAAGAGAAAAAAATAGCCATAAAAGCCGCAAAAGCTATGGACTTAAAAGTAGCCGGTGTTGATATAATTCGTTCTTCTAAAGGGCCATTATTACTTGAGGTAAACTCTTCTCCGGGACTTGAAGGAATCGAAGGCGCCACCAACAAAGACGTTGCCGGAGAAATGATTAAAGCCATCGAAAAGAACTTTAAATTGTAA
- a CDS encoding PadR family transcriptional regulator has translation MNETFVTNWKSQVKKGTLTFIILNVLKNQEYYGYELIEQIRKHTEIEIAEGTLYPLMNRLKTEGLVDSKWVEQETGIPRKYYSLTEAGIGTLSQMNIYWENLEKSIKKIIQ, from the coding sequence ATGAACGAAACATTTGTAACAAACTGGAAGTCACAGGTAAAGAAAGGAACTTTAACTTTCATTATCCTTAATGTACTCAAAAATCAGGAGTACTATGGTTATGAACTTATCGAACAAATAAGAAAACATACCGAAATAGAAATTGCAGAGGGAACACTATACCCATTAATGAATCGATTAAAAACAGAAGGACTTGTAGACTCGAAATGGGTGGAACAGGAAACCGGGATTCCAAGAAAATACTATTCTCTGACTGAAGCCGGAATCGGAACTTTAAGTCAGATGAATATTTATTGGGAAAATCTTGAAAAATCAATTAAAAAAATCATTCAATGA
- a CDS encoding HAAS domain-containing protein: MRIEDIKFEQKASQRIYNNYMKRIKKATASLSKIDQNDIYMEFNSHIFETIQHRNGTNEIDSLLDSIEKLGPPEEVLKPLIADKKLEQATKTFNPVHVFKALALNITNGISYLFFSILYLFLFGFVFLIFAKILNPSQVGLHINKDSISVFTLGIMNPEDQIKYHTYEALGNWFIPVMLVSTVLSYLLITLLLKLKKSINQKSSL; the protein is encoded by the coding sequence ATGAGAATAGAAGATATCAAATTCGAACAAAAAGCTTCGCAACGAATTTACAACAACTACATGAAGCGTATCAAAAAAGCAACAGCTTCATTGTCAAAAATAGATCAGAACGACATTTATATGGAATTCAACAGCCATATTTTTGAAACCATTCAACATAGGAACGGAACAAACGAAATTGATTCTCTTTTAGACAGCATAGAAAAACTAGGCCCTCCGGAAGAGGTTTTAAAACCTCTAATTGCCGATAAAAAACTGGAACAAGCTACCAAAACTTTCAATCCTGTTCATGTTTTCAAAGCTTTGGCATTAAATATTACCAATGGTATTTCGTACCTCTTTTTTTCTATTTTATACCTTTTCCTATTTGGCTTTGTATTTCTGATTTTTGCAAAAATCCTGAATCCTTCCCAAGTTGGCCTTCATATCAATAAAGATTCTATTTCTGTTTTCACATTAGGAATAATGAATCCCGAGGACCAAATTAAATACCACACTTACGAGGCTCTCGGTAATTGGTTTATTCCTGTCATGCTAGTATCAACCGTATTATCCTATTTACTCATAACCCTATTATTAAAACTTAAAAAATCAATCAATCAAAAATCATCATTATGA
- the gyrA gene encoding DNA gyrase subunit A, with protein MSEGEKLIPINIEDEMKSAYIDYSMSVIVSRALPDVRDGLKPVHRRVLYGMYDLGVTSRSAHKKSARIVGEVLGKYHPHGDTSVYDAMVRMAQEWSMRYLLVDGQGNFGSVDGDSPAAMRYTEARMRKISEDIMADIEKETVDFQLNFDDTLYEPKVMPTRVPTLLVNGATGIAVGMATNMPPHNLTEVINGTLAYLDNNDIEVDELMTHIKAPDFPTGGVIYGYEGVREAFKTGRGRIVMRAKVGFEEVDGRECIIVTEIPYQVNKAEMIKRTADLVNDKKIEGIANIRDESDRNGMRIVYILKRDATPNVVLNTLYKYTSLQSSFSVNNIALVKGRPQMLNLKDMIHYFIEHRHDVVVRRTQFELRKAEERAHILEGLIIASDNIDEVIAIIRGSKNTEEAREKLIERFKLSDIQARAIVEMRLRQLTGLEQDKLRAEFEELMKLIEHLKALLADVDLRTNLIKEELEEIREKYGDDRRSTIEYSGGDVSIEDLIADENVVITISHAGYIKRTNLTEYKTQNRGGVGQKSAGTRDQDFLEHMFVATNHQYMMFFTQKGKCFWMRVYEIPEGSKTAKGRAIQNLVNIESDDKVKAFICTQDLKDKDYINSHNLVMVTKQGQVKKTSLEKYSKPRVNGVAAITIKEGDELLEAKLTNGDSQIILAVKSGKLVRFEETKTRPMGRTASGVRGITLKDDTDEVIGMVTIDRENVNDSQILVVTENGYGKRTKLVDDDGEDVYRITNRGGKGVKTLNITEKTGKLISINAVTDADDLMIINKSGLTIRMAIEDLRVMGRATQGVRLINLKGKDSIAAVTKVMKDDVAEVVVDEDGNVIESVIERVKPDLEVLEDEGVVEDEDDEDEDTEEEAEDEGDSDDEESEE; from the coding sequence ATGTCTGAAGGAGAAAAGTTAATTCCTATTAACATAGAAGATGAAATGAAATCAGCTTACATCGATTATTCGATGTCAGTAATTGTATCGAGAGCGCTTCCAGATGTTAGAGATGGCTTGAAACCAGTGCATCGAAGAGTTCTTTACGGAATGTATGACTTAGGAGTAACATCAAGATCTGCCCACAAAAAATCTGCAAGAATCGTAGGAGAGGTTCTGGGTAAGTATCACCCGCACGGAGATACCTCTGTATATGATGCGATGGTACGTATGGCTCAGGAATGGAGTATGCGATATTTATTAGTGGATGGTCAGGGTAACTTTGGTTCTGTTGATGGTGACAGCCCGGCAGCAATGCGTTATACAGAGGCCAGAATGCGCAAAATCTCTGAAGATATTATGGCAGATATCGAAAAAGAAACAGTTGACTTTCAATTGAACTTTGACGATACTTTATATGAACCAAAAGTAATGCCTACCAGAGTTCCAACTCTATTAGTAAACGGAGCTACAGGTATTGCAGTAGGTATGGCAACTAATATGCCACCACACAATTTAACCGAAGTAATCAACGGTACATTAGCTTACCTTGATAATAATGATATCGAAGTTGACGAATTAATGACGCATATTAAAGCTCCGGATTTTCCAACCGGTGGTGTAATATATGGTTATGAAGGAGTTCGTGAGGCTTTTAAAACCGGTAGAGGACGTATTGTAATGCGTGCTAAAGTTGGTTTTGAAGAAGTAGACGGAAGAGAATGTATCATTGTTACCGAGATTCCATATCAGGTAAATAAAGCTGAAATGATCAAGCGTACAGCTGATTTGGTTAATGATAAAAAAATTGAAGGTATTGCAAATATTCGTGACGAGTCGGATAGAAATGGTATGCGTATCGTTTATATCTTAAAACGTGATGCTACACCAAACGTAGTATTAAATACCTTATATAAGTATACATCACTACAATCTTCTTTCAGTGTAAATAATATTGCATTGGTGAAGGGACGCCCACAGATGCTGAATCTAAAAGATATGATTCATTATTTTATTGAGCACCGTCATGATGTAGTAGTTCGCAGAACGCAGTTTGAATTGCGTAAGGCAGAAGAAAGAGCTCATATTTTAGAAGGATTAATTATTGCTTCAGATAATATTGACGAAGTAATTGCGATTATCAGAGGTTCTAAAAATACCGAAGAGGCCCGTGAAAAATTAATCGAAAGATTCAAATTATCAGATATTCAGGCACGTGCCATTGTAGAAATGCGTTTGCGTCAGTTAACAGGTCTGGAACAAGATAAGTTAAGAGCTGAATTTGAAGAATTAATGAAGTTAATCGAACATTTGAAAGCCTTATTGGCAGATGTAGATTTAAGAACGAATTTAATCAAAGAAGAGCTTGAAGAAATCCGTGAAAAGTACGGTGATGATCGTCGTTCTACTATCGAATACTCAGGAGGAGATGTAAGTATCGAAGATTTAATTGCCGATGAAAATGTAGTCATTACGATTTCGCACGCTGGTTATATCAAACGTACTAACCTTACTGAATATAAAACTCAGAACAGAGGAGGAGTTGGGCAAAAAAGTGCAGGAACAAGAGATCAGGATTTCCTTGAGCACATGTTCGTGGCAACCAACCACCAGTATATGATGTTCTTTACGCAAAAAGGAAAATGTTTCTGGATGCGTGTTTACGAAATTCCGGAAGGAAGCAAAACGGCAAAAGGTAGAGCAATTCAGAACTTGGTAAACATTGAAAGCGATGATAAAGTAAAAGCTTTCATTTGTACACAAGACCTGAAAGATAAAGATTATATCAACAGTCATAATCTTGTGATGGTAACTAAACAAGGTCAGGTGAAGAAAACTTCTTTAGAAAAATACTCTAAACCAAGGGTAAACGGTGTTGCTGCCATTACGATTAAAGAAGGTGATGAATTGCTGGAAGCAAAATTAACCAACGGAGACAGCCAAATTATTCTGGCAGTGAAATCAGGTAAATTGGTTCGTTTTGAGGAAACCAAAACACGTCCGATGGGAAGAACGGCTTCAGGGGTTCGTGGAATTACTTTAAAAGACGATACCGATGAAGTAATTGGTATGGTAACTATTGATAGAGAAAATGTTAACGATTCGCAAATCTTGGTTGTAACTGAAAATGGATACGGAAAACGTACCAAATTAGTGGACGATGATGGTGAAGATGTGTACAGAATTACAAATCGTGGAGGTAAAGGGGTTAAAACTCTTAATATCACCGAGAAAACCGGTAAGTTGATTTCTATCAATGCTGTAACGGATGCGGATGATTTAATGATTATCAATAAGTCAGGATTAACGATCAGAATGGCTATTGAAGATTTACGTGTAATGGGTCGTGCAACGCAAGGAGTTCGATTGATTAACTTAAAAGGTAAAGATTCTATTGCTGCTGTAACAAAAGTTATGAAAGATGATGTTGCCGAAGTTGTTGTAGACGAAGACGGTAATGTTATTGAATCGGTTATTGAAAGAGTAAAACCGGATTTAGAGGTTCTTGAAGACGAAGGTGTTGTTGAAGATGAGGATGACGAGGATGAAGATACAGAAGAAGAAGCTGAAGACGAAGGTGATTCTGATGACGAAGAATCTGAAGAATAA